From Myxococcus stipitatus, one genomic window encodes:
- a CDS encoding PrsW family intramembrane metalloprotease encodes MLALLLGGSAIVPSLLLFWYIRSRDQRPEPANVLLRTFLLGAAACIPVLPVAMVLERLGQTWVMGTWSSAFSQAFLGAAIPEEVFKFLVLYRYAWRKRAFDEPVDGVVYGATASLGFATLENILYVSDGGLGVAFMRALTAVPGHAFMGVVMGAFVGRAKRLPAGQRFGTLAAGLGWAILLHGAYDLFLMTKTGYAVLSFVVLFVLVRWGRRLYLELQAEQREHMRLSAQLAHTRQAMGLVPASDDAIPLPHHPGAPLPAEFVDEPERSLWGWTKLLLAGTGLSAVALMTLAGFRNLALMPVRDGIHLAAWIFTLAIFHIPTVPLLRLFRNGLRIEPARQFSGPG; translated from the coding sequence ATGCTGGCATTGCTCCTCGGTGGCTCGGCCATCGTCCCGTCACTGCTCCTCTTCTGGTACATCCGCTCGCGAGACCAGCGTCCCGAGCCCGCGAACGTGCTGCTGCGCACCTTCCTGCTCGGCGCCGCCGCCTGCATCCCGGTGTTGCCGGTGGCCATGGTGCTCGAGCGGCTCGGGCAGACGTGGGTCATGGGGACGTGGAGCAGCGCGTTCTCGCAGGCCTTCCTCGGCGCGGCCATCCCCGAGGAGGTCTTCAAGTTCCTCGTCCTGTATCGCTACGCGTGGCGCAAGCGCGCCTTCGACGAACCCGTGGACGGAGTCGTATACGGCGCCACGGCGTCGCTCGGCTTCGCCACGCTGGAGAACATCCTCTACGTGAGCGATGGCGGCCTCGGAGTGGCCTTCATGCGCGCCCTCACCGCCGTGCCCGGTCATGCGTTCATGGGCGTGGTGATGGGCGCCTTCGTGGGCCGCGCGAAGCGCCTGCCCGCGGGACAGCGCTTCGGGACGCTCGCCGCCGGCCTGGGGTGGGCCATCCTCCTGCACGGCGCCTACGACCTCTTCCTGATGACGAAGACCGGCTACGCCGTGCTCTCGTTCGTCGTGCTGTTCGTCCTCGTCCGCTGGGGCCGCCGCCTCTACCTGGAGCTCCAGGCGGAGCAGCGCGAACACATGCGGCTGAGCGCCCAACTCGCGCACACGAGGCAGGCCATGGGACTGGTCCCCGCCTCGGACGACGCCATCCCCCTGCCCCACCATCCCGGCGCGCCCCTGCCCGCCGAGTTCGTCGACGAGCCCGAGCGCTCCCTCTGGGGATGGACGAAGCTGCTCCTCGCCGGAACGGGCTTGAGCGCCGTCGCGCTCATGACGCTCGCGGGCTTCCGGAACCTCGCCCTCATGCCGGTGAGGGACGGCATCCACCTGGCGGCGTGGATCTTCACCCTCGCCATCTTCCACATCCCCACGGTGCCCTTGCTGCGGCTGTTCCGCAACGGGCTGCGCATCGAACCCGCCCGTCAGTTCTCCGGGCCGGGCTGA
- a CDS encoding DUF3332 domain-containing protein — protein sequence MKRPSPWLAVLCAGFISMHATGCFGSFKLTQKIWQFNKNISGEKFVQWLMFLVLVIIPVYELGALIDALIINSIEFWSGNNPVSSVEGEDDGTRVVRLSPTDVLRMSRDAASGVMRLELQREGEAPVIRYFEPLENGMAVRDDAGALLVRAEEAADGAVAVTDARGATLTVHAREALAVARRIYEEGGTEALARHTVAQASVSRGLALGVCTTP from the coding sequence ATGAAGCGTCCATCTCCGTGGCTCGCCGTGCTGTGCGCTGGATTCATCTCGATGCATGCGACGGGCTGCTTCGGCAGCTTCAAGCTCACGCAGAAGATCTGGCAGTTCAACAAGAACATCTCCGGCGAGAAGTTCGTGCAGTGGCTGATGTTCCTCGTGCTCGTCATCATCCCCGTGTACGAGCTGGGGGCGCTCATCGACGCGCTCATCATCAACAGCATCGAGTTCTGGAGCGGCAACAACCCGGTGTCGAGCGTCGAGGGTGAGGACGACGGCACCCGCGTGGTGAGGCTGAGCCCCACGGACGTGCTGCGCATGTCTCGCGACGCGGCGAGCGGCGTGATGCGTCTGGAGCTCCAGCGCGAGGGCGAGGCTCCCGTCATCCGCTACTTCGAGCCGCTCGAGAACGGCATGGCGGTGCGCGACGACGCGGGCGCGCTGCTCGTGCGCGCCGAGGAGGCTGCGGACGGCGCGGTGGCGGTGACGGACGCCCGCGGCGCCACGCTCACGGTCCACGCCCGCGAGGCCCTCGCGGTGGCCCGGCGCATCTACGAGGAGGGCGGCACGGAGGCCCTCGCGCGGCACACCGTGGCGCAAGCGTCCGTGTCCCGGGGCCTCGCGCTCGGCGTCTGCACCACGCCGTAG